The stretch of DNA CCAGGTAAAAGCTGCAGCCAGGATAGGCTTTGAGAAAATCTGTAAAATTATCATGGTAATGGATAGTTAATAGGTGCCAGTAATCAAGACCGGCCCTTTTCAAATGTTTGTCATCAACTGAAAAACCCAGTGGCTTTACCAGGTGCAGTTCAGCACCGGTAACAGCACAAGTGCGGGCCACATTGCCTGTGTTAGCCGGTATTTCCGGTTCCACCAGCACCAAATGCATAATAATCAATTCTCCTTACTCAAGGTTTGAGTCTGCTTTTTTGCTTTTGGGCAATACTGCGCCACTACACAATCAATACAGATCGGATTTCGCGCCGTACAACAAGACCGCCCGAAATGTATCAACCTGTGATGCCAGATACCCCGTTCGGCCTCGGGTATCAGGTCGGTTAAATCCCTTTCCACCCTGCGGGGCGTATTACCGAAGGAAAGTCCCAATCTGCGGGCTACTCTGTAAACATGTGTATCAACGGGAAAGGTAGGTTTACCAAAGGCCAGGTTCAGTACCACATTGGCAGTTTTACGGCCTACTCCTGGCAAAGCCTCTAAATCAACAAGATTATCCGGCACTCGCCCCCCGTATCTTTCCGACAGTATTTTACACGTTTTAATGATGTGTAAGCTTTTGTTGCGATACAGGCCGCACCCCTTTATTTCATCTGCCAACTGCTGCTGGCTTAAAACCGCAAAATCTTGCGGTGTTTTATATT from Desulfoscipio gibsoniae DSM 7213 encodes:
- the nth gene encoding endonuclease III; its protein translation is MLELLAEYIPHAEPTLHFRNPFELLIAVILSAQCTDKQVNKTTAGLFEKYKTPQDFAVLSQQQLADEIKGCGLYRNKSLHIIKTCKILSERYGGRVPDNLVDLEALPGVGRKTANVVLNLAFGKPTFPVDTHVYRVARRLGLSFGNTPRRVERDLTDLIPEAERGIWHHRLIHFGRSCCTARNPICIDCVVAQYCPKAKKQTQTLSKEN